In one window of Pseudorasbora parva isolate DD20220531a chromosome 7, ASM2467924v1, whole genome shotgun sequence DNA:
- the rps19 gene encoding 40S ribosomal protein S19, producing the protein MPGGGVTVKDVNQQEFVRALAAFLKKSGKLKVPDWVDIVKLAKHKELAPCDENWFYIRAASTVRHLYLRGGVGVGSMTKIYGGRKRNGVCPSHFSVGSKNVARKVLQALEGLKMVEKDPNGGRRLTPQGTRDLDRIAGQVAAASKKS; encoded by the exons ATGCCAGGCGGTGGTGTAACAGTGAAAGACGTCAACCAGCAGGAGTTTGTCCGCGCGCTGGCAGCCTTCCTCAAGAA GTCGGGGAAGCTGAAGGTGCCAGACTGGGTTGACATCGTTAAATTGGCCAAGCATAAAGAGCTGGCTCCCTGCGATGAGAACTGGTTCTATATCAGAGCTG CCTCCACAGTGCGTCATCTGTACCTGCGTGGAGGTGTTGGCGTGGGCTCTATGACCAAGATCTACGGCGGGCGTAAGAGGAATGGTGTGTGCCCCTCTCACTTCAGCGTGGGTTCTAAGAACGTGGCCCGTAAAGTGCTCCAGGCCCTTGAGGGCCTCAAGATGGTGGAGAAAGACCCCAATGG AGGGCGTAGACTGACCCCTCAGGGTACCAGAGACCTGGACAGAATTGCTGGGCAG GTTGCTGCTGCAAGCAAGAAATCTTGA